Proteins from a genomic interval of Streptomyces sp. NBC_01445:
- a CDS encoding PLP-dependent cysteine synthase family protein yields MSTPRQDPSAVIPQGPEPVPTLDVDHTDAEYRSWLKEAVRKVQADANRSADTHLLRFPLPEEWGIDLYLKDESTHITGSLKHRLARSLFLYGLCNGWIRPGRPVIEASSGSTAVSEAYFAKLIGVPFIAVMPRTTSPEKIRLIEFHGGRCHFVDDSRTMYEESAALAVDTGGHYMDQFTYAERATDWRGNNNIAESIYRQLELERYPEPTWIVATAGTGGTSATIARYVHYMQHDTRLCVADPENSCFFEGWTTGDPDVTCDCGSRIEGIGRPRMEPSFVPGAIDRMMKVPDAASVAAVRALEGAIGRKAGGSTGTGLWSALKIVAEMVAEGRTGSVVTLLCDPGDRYLDKYYSDQWLAHQGMDIAPYTRTIETLLATGVWPSAD; encoded by the coding sequence GTGAGCACCCCTCGGCAGGACCCGTCAGCCGTGATCCCCCAAGGGCCGGAACCGGTGCCCACGCTGGACGTGGACCACACGGACGCGGAGTACCGAAGCTGGCTCAAAGAAGCTGTACGAAAGGTCCAGGCCGACGCCAACCGGTCGGCCGACACCCACCTCCTGCGTTTCCCGCTCCCCGAGGAGTGGGGCATCGACCTCTATCTGAAGGACGAGTCGACGCACATCACCGGCAGCCTGAAGCACCGGCTCGCCCGCTCGCTGTTCCTCTACGGCCTGTGCAACGGGTGGATCCGGCCCGGCCGCCCCGTCATCGAGGCGTCCAGCGGTTCGACCGCCGTCTCCGAGGCCTACTTCGCGAAGCTCATCGGGGTGCCCTTCATCGCCGTGATGCCCCGCACCACCAGCCCCGAGAAGATCCGCCTGATCGAATTCCACGGCGGCCGGTGCCACTTCGTCGACGACTCGCGCACGATGTACGAGGAGTCGGCGGCCCTCGCGGTCGACACCGGCGGCCACTACATGGACCAGTTCACGTACGCGGAGCGGGCCACGGACTGGCGCGGCAACAACAACATCGCGGAGTCGATCTACCGGCAGCTGGAGCTGGAGCGCTACCCCGAGCCCACCTGGATCGTCGCCACCGCCGGCACCGGAGGCACCTCCGCGACCATCGCCCGGTACGTCCACTACATGCAGCACGACACCCGCCTCTGCGTCGCCGACCCCGAGAACTCCTGCTTCTTCGAGGGCTGGACGACCGGGGACCCGGACGTCACCTGCGACTGCGGCTCCCGCATCGAGGGAATCGGCAGGCCCCGCATGGAGCCGAGCTTCGTGCCCGGCGCGATCGACCGCATGATGAAGGTGCCGGACGCGGCAAGCGTCGCCGCCGTGCGCGCCCTGGAGGGCGCCATCGGCCGCAAGGCGGGCGGCTCGACCGGTACGGGGTTGTGGAGCGCGCTGAAGATCGTCGCCGAGATGGTGGCCGAGGGCAGGACCGGCAGCGTCGTCACCCTGCTGTGCGACCCGGGGGACCGCTACCTCGACAAGTACTACTCCGACCAGTGGCTGGCCCACCAGGGTATGGACATCGCGCCGTACACGCGGACCATCGAGACGCTGCTCGCCACGGGAGTCTGGCCCAGCGCCGACTGA
- a CDS encoding DUF4865 family protein gives MHAMQYEITLPADYDMAIIRKRVETRGHLLDDFPGLGLKAYLMRERGVAGSPVNQYAPCYLWNTPQGMNSFLWGPGFQGIVDDFGRPEVQHWAGLAYEEGAASHATPRSAVRRRTPLTGQAPLAEATDAAVRDAARIAGQDGAVCAAVAVDPRHWDLLTFSLWDHASPDTPGDLYEVLHLSAPEHDRLPRGRQW, from the coding sequence GTGCACGCGATGCAGTACGAGATCACGCTGCCCGCCGACTACGACATGGCCATCATCCGCAAGCGGGTGGAGACCAGGGGGCATCTCCTGGACGACTTCCCCGGACTCGGGCTCAAGGCCTATCTGATGCGGGAGCGCGGCGTCGCCGGGTCACCCGTGAACCAGTACGCGCCGTGCTACCTGTGGAACACCCCTCAGGGCATGAACTCGTTCCTGTGGGGGCCCGGTTTCCAGGGCATCGTGGACGACTTCGGCCGGCCCGAGGTGCAGCACTGGGCCGGACTCGCCTACGAGGAGGGGGCTGCCTCGCACGCCACCCCGAGGAGCGCGGTGCGCCGCCGGACACCCCTCACCGGGCAGGCGCCGCTCGCCGAAGCGACGGACGCCGCCGTGCGCGACGCGGCCCGCATCGCCGGGCAGGACGGGGCGGTGTGCGCGGCAGTCGCCGTCGACCCGCGCCACTGGGACCTGCTCACCTTCTCCCTCTGGGACCACGCGTCGCCGGACACACCGGGCGACCTCTACGAGGTGCTGCACCTGAGCGCCCCCGAGCACGACCGGCTTCCCCGGGGGAGGCAGTGGTGA
- a CDS encoding amidohydrolase family protein, which produces MPQLILRQARVEDARSPCDVVIDGGRVRAVGDASGQDADEVIDCAGRVVLPGFVEPHLHLDKALLDGVRSNPDGTLAGAIAVTGELKSAFTHEDVLARARRVLEAAVLNGTTVIRAHPDVDPIAGLLGVEVLLQLRQEYADVVDLQIVAFPQEGVLRAPGTEKLLIAALAAGADVVGGCTYNEATLDDCHRHVELVLDLAAQHGVPADLHADFADDASDPRYALAEFIAGETVRRGLGGRVTLGHMTSLGGREPADRARAMAALADAGVAVVPLPATDLHLGGRRDTRSVRRGIAPVRELWDHGVLAACSSNNIRNAFTPFGRADPLDTALLLAQTGHLSGPLDLHRVLRMVTHDAARVVGVADDYGVRPGARADLVVLDTQVYDDIVLDRPERAHVIKAGKAVARTTRTSELLVH; this is translated from the coding sequence ATGCCTCAACTGATACTGCGTCAAGCACGCGTCGAGGACGCCCGTTCGCCCTGCGACGTGGTGATCGACGGCGGCCGGGTGCGAGCCGTCGGTGACGCCTCGGGCCAGGACGCCGACGAGGTGATCGACTGCGCGGGCCGGGTCGTCCTGCCCGGCTTCGTCGAACCGCATCTGCATCTCGACAAGGCCCTCCTGGACGGCGTACGAAGCAACCCCGACGGAACCCTCGCCGGAGCGATCGCGGTGACCGGCGAACTGAAGAGCGCGTTCACGCACGAGGACGTACTGGCTCGTGCGCGGCGCGTCCTCGAGGCGGCGGTCCTCAACGGCACGACGGTGATCCGCGCCCATCCGGACGTCGACCCGATCGCGGGGCTGCTCGGCGTCGAGGTCCTGCTCCAACTCCGCCAGGAATACGCGGATGTGGTGGACCTCCAGATCGTGGCGTTCCCCCAGGAGGGCGTCCTGCGCGCACCCGGCACCGAGAAGCTGCTGATCGCGGCGCTGGCGGCGGGCGCCGACGTGGTGGGCGGCTGCACGTACAACGAGGCCACCCTGGACGACTGCCACCGCCACGTCGAGCTCGTACTCGACCTCGCCGCACAGCACGGAGTCCCGGCCGATCTGCACGCCGACTTCGCCGACGACGCGTCCGACCCCCGGTACGCGCTCGCCGAGTTCATCGCCGGTGAGACCGTGCGCCGGGGCCTGGGCGGCCGGGTGACGCTCGGCCATATGACCTCGCTCGGCGGCCGGGAGCCGGCGGACCGGGCGCGGGCGATGGCGGCACTCGCCGACGCGGGCGTCGCCGTCGTGCCGCTCCCGGCGACCGACCTGCACCTCGGGGGACGACGCGACACCCGGTCGGTCCGGCGGGGGATCGCCCCGGTCCGGGAACTGTGGGACCACGGCGTGCTCGCCGCCTGCTCCTCCAACAACATCCGCAACGCCTTCACCCCGTTCGGGCGCGCGGACCCCCTGGACACGGCACTCCTGCTGGCGCAGACCGGCCATCTGTCCGGGCCCCTCGACCTTCATCGGGTCCTTCGCATGGTGACGCACGACGCGGCCCGCGTCGTCGGGGTCGCCGACGACTACGGCGTACGGCCCGGCGCCCGCGCCGACCTGGTGGTCCTCGACACGCAGGTCTACGACGACATCGTCCTGGACCGGCCCGAACGCGCCCATGTCATCAAGGCGGGAAAGGCGGTGGCCCGCACGACCAGGACCAGCGAACTCCTCGTCCACTGA
- a CDS encoding ABC transporter permease has product MSTSARLSLSSLRAHKRRFAGTFLAVLLGVAFLAGTLVMGDTLRASFDTMFGNASSGTDAVVRSTNVITTPGESQGTRQPVAASLAKKVADTPGVAAAVPGIQGAGQLVGSNGKAIGGQGPPTLAGNWITDPELNPYRLAEGHTPSKTGEVVVNRGAAKKGDLKIGDTTTLRTPDPVKVTIVGLATFGGEDGMAQVTYTGMTQADAEKYLTPKPGEAASIQVRAGPGTSQRELVDELTPVLPKGVEAITGEASAQESTDMISGQFLTLFTTFLLVFSGIALLVATFSIHNTFAIVVAQRTRENALLRALGASRRQVTATTLVEASAVAVLASVAGLAGGIGIAAGLQALFPAIGFPFPDGALVISGLSMLLPLAVGILVCLGSALLPAVRAGRTAPLAALGETAVDQSGASRRRAVAGTALGVTAVAVTLIGVLASPSIWLAGLGSVLILVAFVVLGPVASSRAVRVLGSPLDKLRGATGGLARRNALRSPKRTAATASALMIGVAVVSLFTVFGASLKATMDQTVSRSFAGDIAVSAPSFGAGGSGLSPKLAPAIAEQPQVATAVGLGKGVADVDGDGRALTVTDPAALARSFDLGTVRGSLNDLGTDGIAITRKEADKQHLEPGSRARLAFTDGKQQNFTVRAVYGQSELAGDYVITREAWAPHRAQDSDTLIAVTFKDGVSTADGKAAVSKVAAAYGNPEVQTRDEYAQSSAGGIDMMLTLVYALLALAVLIALLGIANTLTLAVHERTRELGLLRAVGQTRAQLRAMVRWESVLVAAFGTAGGLVLGGFLGWVLVEASGGASDSAFAFALPPLQLVVVALVGLAAGALAGLRPARRAARLDVLRAIATE; this is encoded by the coding sequence GTGAGCACCTCCGCGCGCCTGAGCCTGTCGTCCCTGCGCGCCCACAAACGGCGCTTCGCCGGCACCTTCCTGGCCGTCCTGCTCGGCGTCGCGTTCCTCGCCGGCACGCTCGTCATGGGCGACACCCTGCGCGCCAGCTTCGACACCATGTTCGGCAACGCGTCGAGCGGCACCGACGCCGTCGTCCGCAGCACGAACGTGATCACGACCCCCGGTGAGAGCCAGGGCACCCGGCAGCCCGTCGCCGCGTCGCTCGCGAAGAAGGTCGCGGACACCCCGGGCGTCGCCGCCGCCGTGCCCGGCATCCAGGGCGCGGGCCAACTCGTCGGCAGCAACGGCAAGGCGATCGGCGGCCAGGGCCCGCCCACCCTCGCGGGCAACTGGATCACCGACCCCGAACTCAACCCGTACCGCCTGGCCGAAGGACACACCCCTTCGAAGACCGGCGAGGTGGTCGTCAACCGCGGAGCCGCCAAGAAGGGCGACCTCAAGATCGGCGACACGACGACCCTGCGCACCCCCGACCCCGTCAAGGTGACGATCGTCGGCCTCGCCACGTTCGGCGGCGAGGACGGCATGGCCCAGGTGACGTACACCGGCATGACGCAGGCCGACGCGGAGAAGTACCTCACGCCGAAGCCCGGCGAGGCCGCGTCCATCCAGGTGCGGGCCGGCCCCGGCACCAGCCAGCGGGAACTCGTCGACGAGCTGACTCCCGTACTGCCCAAGGGAGTCGAGGCCATCACCGGTGAGGCGTCGGCGCAGGAGAGCACAGACATGATCTCCGGGCAGTTCCTGACCCTCTTCACCACCTTCCTCCTCGTGTTCTCCGGCATCGCCCTGCTGGTGGCCACCTTCTCGATCCACAACACGTTCGCGATCGTCGTCGCCCAGCGCACCCGGGAGAACGCGCTCCTGCGTGCCCTCGGCGCCTCCCGCCGCCAGGTCACCGCCACCACGCTCGTCGAGGCGAGCGCCGTCGCCGTCCTCGCGTCGGTCGCCGGTCTCGCCGGCGGCATCGGCATCGCGGCCGGGCTCCAGGCGCTCTTCCCCGCGATCGGCTTCCCGTTCCCCGACGGCGCTCTCGTGATCAGCGGTCTGTCCATGCTGCTCCCGCTCGCCGTCGGCATCCTCGTCTGCCTCGGCTCCGCGCTCCTGCCCGCCGTACGAGCCGGACGCACCGCACCCCTTGCGGCCCTGGGCGAGACGGCAGTCGACCAGTCCGGGGCCTCGCGCCGCCGCGCCGTCGCCGGTACGGCCCTGGGCGTCACGGCGGTCGCCGTCACCCTGATCGGTGTCCTCGCGTCGCCGTCCATCTGGCTCGCCGGCCTCGGCAGCGTGCTGATCCTCGTCGCGTTCGTGGTGCTCGGTCCCGTCGCCTCGTCGCGCGCCGTACGCGTCCTCGGCAGCCCCCTCGACAAGCTGCGCGGTGCCACCGGCGGCCTCGCCCGGCGCAACGCGCTGCGCAGCCCCAAGCGCACCGCCGCGACCGCGAGCGCCCTGATGATCGGTGTCGCCGTCGTCTCCCTGTTCACCGTCTTCGGCGCCTCGCTGAAGGCGACCATGGACCAGACGGTGTCCCGCTCCTTCGCCGGCGACATCGCCGTGTCCGCGCCGTCGTTCGGCGCGGGCGGCAGCGGCCTCAGCCCGAAGCTCGCCCCGGCCATCGCCGAGCAGCCGCAGGTCGCGACAGCCGTCGGCCTGGGCAAGGGCGTCGCGGACGTCGACGGCGATGGCCGTGCGCTCACCGTCACCGACCCGGCCGCGCTCGCCAGGTCCTTCGACCTGGGCACCGTCCGCGGCTCGCTGAACGACCTCGGCACGGACGGCATCGCGATCACCCGCAAGGAGGCCGACAAGCAGCACCTGGAACCGGGCAGCCGCGCCCGACTGGCCTTCACCGACGGCAAGCAGCAGAACTTCACCGTTCGCGCGGTCTACGGCCAGTCGGAGCTCGCGGGGGACTACGTCATCACGCGCGAGGCCTGGGCCCCGCACCGCGCCCAGGACTCCGACACCCTGATCGCCGTCACGTTCAAGGACGGCGTGAGCACGGCCGACGGCAAGGCCGCCGTCTCCAAGGTCGCAGCGGCGTACGGGAATCCGGAGGTGCAGACCCGCGACGAGTACGCGCAGTCGTCCGCCGGTGGCATCGACATGATGCTGACCCTGGTGTACGCGCTGCTGGCCCTCGCCGTGCTGATCGCTCTGCTCGGTATCGCCAACACCCTCACCCTGGCCGTCCACGAACGCACTCGTGAACTGGGCCTGTTGAGGGCCGTCGGCCAGACCCGCGCCCAGCTGCGGGCCATGGTCCGGTGGGAGTCCGTCCTGGTCGCGGCGTTCGGCACCGCGGGTGGCCTGGTGCTCGGCGGCTTCCTCGGCTGGGTCCTGGTCGAGGCGTCGGGCGGCGCGAGCGACAGCGCGTTCGCGTTCGCCCTGCCCCCGCTCCAGCTCGTCGTCGTGGCCCTGGTGGGCCTCGCCGCCGGAGCGCTCGCGGGCCTGCGTCCGGCCCGCCGCGCCGCACGCCTCGACGTGCTGCGGGCCATCGCCACCGAGTGA
- a CDS encoding phosphotriesterase family protein: MTATVRTVLGDVAPEELGVCDAHDHLFFRSPLLPGQELDDAAAAEAELRAYREAGGCAVVQWTPHGLGRRAELLPELSTTTGVRIVAATGLHQAAHYTPELLDRQRPVLADVFVRELTEGIGDSGVRAGLIKVAGGFHALDVHAVWTMRAAAEAHHATGAPIAVHHELGTGVLDVLDLLCGELGVAPERVVLGHLNRSPDFAVHRQAAESGAYLAFDGPSRANHSTDWRMPDAMAALADAGFGERLLLGGDTTTAGARSVSGGPGMPYLLRRVRPRLELALGKELVDRILVDNPGRAFAVERLPGQ; the protein is encoded by the coding sequence GTGACCGCGACCGTACGGACCGTGCTCGGGGACGTGGCGCCGGAGGAACTAGGTGTGTGCGACGCGCACGACCACCTCTTCTTCCGCAGCCCGCTGCTCCCCGGCCAGGAACTCGACGACGCGGCAGCCGCCGAGGCGGAACTGCGCGCCTACCGGGAGGCGGGCGGCTGCGCGGTCGTCCAGTGGACGCCGCACGGTCTGGGGCGCCGGGCCGAGCTGCTGCCCGAGCTGTCGACCACGACGGGTGTACGCATCGTGGCCGCGACGGGACTTCATCAAGCCGCCCACTACACACCGGAGTTGCTCGACCGGCAGCGCCCCGTCCTCGCCGACGTGTTCGTGCGGGAACTCACAGAGGGGATCGGCGACAGCGGTGTGCGTGCCGGGCTCATCAAGGTCGCGGGCGGCTTCCACGCCCTCGACGTGCACGCGGTGTGGACGATGCGGGCCGCAGCCGAGGCCCATCACGCGACGGGCGCGCCGATCGCCGTCCACCACGAGTTGGGTACGGGCGTACTGGACGTACTCGACCTTCTGTGCGGGGAGTTGGGGGTGGCGCCGGAGCGGGTCGTGCTCGGGCATCTCAACCGCTCCCCCGACTTCGCCGTGCACCGCCAGGCCGCCGAGTCCGGCGCGTATCTCGCCTTCGACGGGCCGTCGCGCGCCAACCACTCGACGGACTGGCGGATGCCGGACGCGATGGCGGCGCTCGCCGACGCGGGGTTCGGCGAGCGGCTCCTGCTCGGCGGCGACACGACGACCGCCGGGGCGCGTTCGGTGAGCGGCGGGCCCGGGATGCCGTACCTCCTGCGCCGCGTCCGCCCACGGCTCGAACTGGCCCTGGGCAAGGAGTTGGTGGACCGGATCCTCGTCGACAACCCGGGCAGGGCGTTCGCGGTGGAGCGGCTGCCCGGGCAGTGA
- a CDS encoding acetamidase/formamidase family protein produces the protein MILEAGQGPIDGTHYLRATPETAGWGRLPCRTTAPALTIDSGDSVTFDTVSHEGILEDQGRDPAAFFGRYGIAATEVLSDARLLAKSPPPRDPEGDGPHVVSAPVHIRGAEPGDLLKAEVLSLHRRADYGVISSRHGRGALPDEFARTGPEFTFCAVERAGGRDVGVIRYGNGRAAARFPLRPFMGIMGVATDTDGPEHSVPPGRHGGNLDIKDLATHSALYLPVQTAGAGFYTGDPHYAQGNGEVALTALEAPLRATFRLTLLKGARARAAAAALTHPFGETDRHWIPVGLHEDLDEAMREAVRAAVRFLTDRFGMDGPAAYAYLSAAADFEISQVVDQVQGVHCLIRKADFPD, from the coding sequence GTGATACTCGAAGCGGGACAGGGCCCGATCGACGGCACGCACTATCTGCGGGCCACACCGGAGACTGCCGGCTGGGGGCGGCTTCCCTGCCGGACCACCGCGCCGGCGCTCACGATCGACTCCGGTGACAGCGTCACCTTCGACACCGTCTCGCACGAGGGCATCCTGGAGGACCAGGGGCGCGATCCTGCGGCCTTCTTCGGGCGGTACGGCATCGCCGCGACCGAAGTGCTCTCCGACGCCCGCCTGTTGGCCAAGTCCCCGCCGCCACGGGACCCGGAGGGGGACGGGCCTCACGTCGTCAGTGCGCCCGTCCACATCAGGGGCGCCGAGCCGGGCGACCTCCTGAAGGCCGAAGTGCTGTCCCTGCACCGGCGCGCCGACTACGGCGTCATCTCCAGCCGGCACGGCCGTGGTGCCCTGCCCGATGAATTCGCCCGCACAGGGCCGGAGTTCACCTTCTGCGCGGTGGAGCGTGCGGGCGGCCGGGACGTCGGCGTGATCCGCTACGGCAACGGCCGGGCGGCGGCCCGGTTCCCGCTGCGGCCCTTCATGGGCATCATGGGCGTGGCCACCGACACGGACGGGCCGGAGCACTCCGTGCCGCCAGGACGGCACGGTGGCAACCTCGACATCAAGGACCTCGCGACGCACTCCGCGCTATATCTGCCCGTACAGACGGCCGGCGCGGGCTTCTACACCGGAGATCCGCACTACGCCCAGGGCAACGGCGAAGTCGCCCTCACCGCCCTGGAGGCGCCGCTGCGCGCCACATTCCGGCTCACCCTGCTCAAGGGCGCACGGGCCCGCGCGGCCGCCGCGGCCCTCACGCATCCCTTCGGCGAGACCGACCGGCACTGGATCCCCGTGGGGCTGCACGAGGACCTCGACGAGGCGATGCGGGAAGCGGTCCGCGCCGCCGTCCGCTTCCTCACGGACCGCTTCGGCATGGACGGGCCGGCCGCGTACGCCTACCTGAGCGCGGCGGCGGACTTCGAGATCTCGCAGGTCGTCGACCAGGTCCAGGGAGTGCACTGCCTCATCCGCAAGGCGGACTTCCCCGACTGA
- a CDS encoding DUF1097 domain-containing protein, with the protein MRERLSHEIVASVLAGLTAFIGGTALHLPPWAIFISWAAVFALGGPSWANARRLWCTMPAGSAFALIIVLIDQHVGTAFGDSQFARNTVLALVIMVVNTVLMHTGRIKAFSLIPGMFLGFASYFATFFGGFGYKPGNIWAAWVCVVAMNALGPVFAYLSNRLMYPILSPVPTSVVASAGPVHHDGRTPPAETAPAE; encoded by the coding sequence ATGCGCGAACGCCTCTCTCACGAAATCGTTGCCTCCGTACTCGCCGGTCTCACGGCGTTCATCGGAGGGACCGCGCTCCATCTCCCGCCCTGGGCGATCTTCATCTCGTGGGCGGCCGTCTTCGCACTCGGAGGGCCGAGCTGGGCGAACGCACGCAGGCTGTGGTGCACGATGCCCGCCGGCTCCGCCTTCGCCCTGATCATCGTGCTGATCGACCAGCACGTGGGCACGGCGTTCGGCGACAGCCAGTTCGCCCGGAACACGGTGCTGGCCCTGGTGATCATGGTCGTCAACACCGTCCTGATGCACACGGGCCGCATCAAGGCGTTCTCGCTGATTCCCGGCATGTTCCTCGGCTTCGCCAGCTACTTCGCCACGTTCTTCGGTGGCTTCGGGTACAAGCCGGGCAACATCTGGGCGGCTTGGGTCTGCGTGGTCGCGATGAACGCGCTCGGGCCGGTCTTCGCCTATCTGTCCAACCGGCTCATGTACCCGATCCTCTCGCCGGTGCCGACGTCGGTCGTGGCCTCCGCGGGCCCTGTGCACCACGACGGCCGCACACCGCCGGCGGAAACCGCACCGGCCGAGTGA
- a CDS encoding ATP-binding protein → MISHPSKHCTVELQALPSRIRQVRRIVSAQLRYWHLDPLIDEAMLGVTELLTNVHRHAGPDKMCTVEIELLRDRLTVSVHDHDPHLPQLCDADPLSTCGRGLALVAAVSESWGARPQGEDGKVVWFTLPAPPAALPLPPIPEYRVTDAFPELDSPADRRAARHAPARSAVVG, encoded by the coding sequence GTGATCAGCCACCCAAGCAAGCATTGCACGGTGGAGCTCCAGGCCCTGCCGTCGCGGATCCGCCAGGTCCGCAGAATCGTATCGGCGCAGTTGCGCTACTGGCATCTGGATCCCCTGATCGACGAGGCGATGCTCGGCGTGACCGAGTTGCTGACCAACGTCCATCGGCACGCCGGTCCCGACAAGATGTGCACCGTCGAGATCGAGCTGCTGCGGGACCGCCTCACGGTGTCGGTGCACGACCACGACCCGCACCTGCCGCAACTGTGCGACGCCGACCCGCTCTCGACCTGCGGCCGGGGCCTCGCCCTGGTCGCCGCGGTCAGCGAGAGCTGGGGCGCGCGGCCGCAGGGCGAGGACGGCAAGGTCGTGTGGTTCACGCTCCCCGCACCGCCGGCGGCGCTGCCGCTGCCGCCGATTCCCGAGTACCGGGTGACGGACGCCTTCCCCGAGCTGGACTCCCCGGCGGACCGCCGCGCGGCCCGACATGCTCCCGCCCGGTCGGCCGTTGTCGGCTGA
- a CDS encoding ABC transporter ATP-binding protein, whose translation MTTATRTRTAARVVDAVKVYGSGDTAVRALDGVSVGFEAGRFTAIMGPSGSGKSTLMHCAAGLDTLSAGSAFIGDTDLSDLDDRRLTLLRRDRIGFVFQAFNLVPTLTVAENITLPMDLAGAKDDAASREWIDALVDVVGLRDRLHHRPSELSGGQQQRVAVARAFAGRPDVVFADEPTGNLDSRSGEEVLGLLGRAVRQMDRTVVMVTHDPVAAAHADEVVFLADGRLVDRMQDPTPDKVLDRMKAFDAADGARHAGEAPA comes from the coding sequence ATGACCACCGCCACCCGCACCCGGACCGCGGCCCGAGTCGTCGACGCCGTGAAGGTCTACGGCAGCGGCGACACCGCGGTCCGGGCCCTGGACGGCGTGAGCGTCGGCTTCGAGGCCGGGAGGTTCACCGCGATCATGGGTCCGTCCGGCTCCGGCAAGTCCACGCTCATGCACTGCGCGGCGGGCCTCGACACCCTCAGCGCCGGCTCCGCCTTCATCGGAGACACCGACCTGAGCGACCTCGACGACCGCCGCCTGACCCTGCTGCGCCGTGACCGCATCGGCTTCGTGTTCCAGGCCTTCAACCTGGTGCCGACGCTGACGGTCGCGGAGAACATCACCCTGCCGATGGACCTCGCGGGCGCGAAGGACGACGCCGCCTCCAGGGAGTGGATCGACGCCCTGGTCGACGTCGTCGGCCTGCGCGACCGCCTGCACCACCGACCGTCCGAACTCTCCGGCGGACAGCAGCAGCGCGTCGCCGTGGCCCGGGCCTTCGCGGGCCGCCCCGACGTCGTCTTCGCCGACGAGCCCACCGGCAACCTCGACTCCCGCTCCGGCGAGGAGGTGCTCGGGCTCCTCGGCCGCGCCGTACGGCAGATGGACCGTACGGTCGTCATGGTCACCCACGACCCGGTGGCCGCCGCCCACGCCGACGAGGTCGTCTTCCTCGCCGACGGCCGCCTGGTCGACCGGATGCAGGACCCGACCCCGGACAAGGTCCTCGACCGCATGAAGGCCTTCGACGCGGCCGACGGCGCACGACATGCGGGGGAGGCGCCGGCATGA
- a CDS encoding TetR/AcrR family transcriptional regulator → MGTSERLIESTRELLWERGYVGTSPKAIQQRADAGQGSMYHHFGGKQDLALAAIERTAQEMRATAAKSFGGAGSAYARIEAYLRRERDVLRGCPIGRLTMDPDVIASDALRAPVDETIDWLREQLAGIVEEGKEQGEFAPSLDAEEIAATIVATVQGGYVLARASGSPAAFDAGVRGLLSLLVPAT, encoded by the coding sequence ATGGGCACTTCGGAGCGGTTGATCGAGTCCACTCGTGAGCTCCTGTGGGAGCGGGGGTACGTGGGCACGAGCCCCAAGGCGATCCAGCAGCGCGCCGACGCCGGGCAGGGCAGCATGTACCACCACTTCGGGGGGAAGCAGGACCTCGCGCTCGCCGCGATCGAGCGGACGGCACAGGAGATGCGGGCCACGGCCGCGAAGTCGTTCGGCGGCGCCGGCTCCGCGTACGCCCGTATCGAGGCGTATCTGCGGCGCGAGCGCGATGTGCTGCGCGGCTGCCCGATCGGCCGGCTCACGATGGACCCGGATGTGATCGCGAGCGACGCGCTGCGCGCTCCGGTCGACGAGACGATCGACTGGCTGCGGGAGCAGCTCGCCGGGATCGTCGAAGAGGGCAAGGAACAGGGCGAGTTCGCGCCTTCGCTGGATGCCGAGGAGATCGCGGCGACAATCGTCGCGACGGTCCAGGGCGGCTATGTGCTGGCCCGCGCGTCCGGCTCGCCCGCCGCTTTCGACGCGGGGGTGCGCGGACTGCTCTCGCTGCTCGTACCCGCCACCTGA
- a CDS encoding SHOCT domain-containing protein has protein sequence MQTLANWNGGPGPWILFFPLIWAAVVIGVVTLLRRTVWRGRRRGGPWRPAADENSPLTVLGRRFAAGEIDEDEYWRRSSVLNEEFGRTKGGAE, from the coding sequence ATGCAGACCCTGGCGAACTGGAACGGCGGGCCCGGCCCGTGGATCCTGTTCTTCCCACTGATCTGGGCGGCCGTCGTCATCGGCGTCGTCACGCTGCTGCGCCGCACCGTGTGGCGCGGACGCCGTCGTGGCGGCCCCTGGCGGCCCGCCGCCGACGAGAACTCGCCCCTCACCGTGCTCGGCCGGCGTTTCGCCGCGGGCGAGATCGACGAGGACGAGTACTGGCGCCGCAGCTCCGTCCTGAACGAGGAGTTCGGCCGCACCAAGGGCGGTGCGGAATGA